In Asanoa sp. WMMD1127, one genomic interval encodes:
- a CDS encoding serine hydrolase domain-containing protein: MKALDRLVRETQAQARIPALSAAVHRADRPLWTLTVGAEPAAAFRIGSVTKTFTAVLALRARDAGLLDLDDPIGRHLDVPAHGELTVRRLLSHTSGIQREPFGDVWDTLVAPDVTQLVADLERAERVLPPARRYHYSNLGMALVGLAVARLRGGTWAEVLADEVLRPLGLTGTSVDRPDTATTGYLVDAYSDAAFPEPPLDFGAVGPAAQLWSTAADMARWAAFLADPGAVDPSGAVLAPATLDEMRWPVTTTDQGLWAIGFGLGLILMPQGERVVHVGHDGAMPGFLAGVYGRPRALTGQAGPAGFGAAVLGASGTAVATVDLPHKLLAAAADGDPAEIDPWTPGEPAPDSYRSVLGRWWSEGFEHVFSWHDGALRSRGADDAPGRPPTVFRPTADNPDILRTVSGREVGELLRLTRDAEGRVVRMHWATYRMTRDQQTFEGRSFTA; the protein is encoded by the coding sequence GTGAAGGCGCTCGACCGGCTCGTCCGGGAAACTCAGGCGCAGGCCCGCATCCCGGCGCTGTCGGCCGCCGTCCACCGCGCCGACCGTCCGCTGTGGACTCTCACGGTGGGCGCCGAGCCCGCCGCCGCGTTCCGGATCGGCTCGGTCACCAAGACCTTCACGGCCGTGCTGGCGCTGCGGGCCCGCGACGCCGGCCTGCTCGACCTCGACGACCCGATCGGCCGCCACCTCGACGTGCCCGCCCACGGCGAGCTGACCGTCCGCCGGCTGCTCTCGCACACCAGCGGCATCCAGCGCGAGCCGTTCGGCGACGTCTGGGACACGCTGGTCGCGCCGGACGTTACCCAGCTCGTCGCCGACCTGGAGCGGGCCGAGCGGGTGCTGCCGCCGGCGCGCCGCTACCACTACTCCAACCTCGGCATGGCCCTGGTCGGCCTGGCCGTGGCCCGGCTGCGCGGCGGCACGTGGGCCGAGGTGCTGGCCGACGAGGTGCTCCGGCCGCTGGGCCTGACCGGCACCTCGGTCGACCGGCCGGACACCGCGACGACCGGCTACCTGGTCGACGCCTACTCCGATGCCGCCTTCCCCGAGCCGCCGCTGGACTTCGGCGCCGTCGGGCCGGCCGCCCAGCTCTGGAGCACGGCCGCCGACATGGCCAGATGGGCGGCGTTCCTGGCCGACCCGGGCGCCGTCGACCCGTCCGGCGCGGTGCTGGCGCCGGCCACGCTCGACGAGATGCGCTGGCCGGTGACCACCACCGACCAGGGCCTCTGGGCGATCGGCTTCGGCCTGGGGCTCATCCTCATGCCGCAGGGCGAACGGGTGGTGCACGTGGGGCACGACGGCGCGATGCCTGGCTTCCTGGCCGGCGTCTACGGCCGGCCGCGGGCGCTGACCGGCCAGGCGGGCCCGGCCGGGTTCGGCGCCGCCGTGCTGGGCGCCTCGGGCACCGCGGTCGCGACCGTGGACCTGCCGCACAAGCTGCTGGCGGCCGCGGCCGACGGCGACCCGGCCGAGATCGACCCGTGGACGCCGGGGGAGCCGGCGCCCGACAGCTACCGCTCCGTGCTGGGCCGGTGGTGGAGCGAGGGCTTCGAGCACGTGTTCAGCTGGCACGACGGGGCGCTGCGGTCCCGGGGCGCGGACGACGCGCCGGGTCGGCCGCCGACGGTGTTCCGCCCAACGGCCGACAATCCGGACATTCTTCGTACCGTATCCGGTCGTGAGGTCGGGGAGTTGCTCCGGTTGACCCGCGACGCCGAGGGGCGGGTGGTGCGCATGCA
- a CDS encoding histidine triad nucleotide-binding protein: MNDCLFCRIVAGDIPATVVRETDTTLAFRDIDPKAAVHVLVVTKEHYADVATLAQADQGLAGELLETASVVAETEGLLADGFRLIFNTGEYGGQEVDHVHAHVLGGEPLGPMVCK; the protein is encoded by the coding sequence GTGAACGACTGCCTCTTCTGCCGCATCGTGGCCGGCGACATCCCCGCGACCGTGGTCCGCGAGACCGACACGACGCTGGCGTTCCGCGACATCGACCCCAAGGCCGCGGTGCACGTGCTCGTGGTGACGAAGGAGCACTACGCCGACGTGGCGACCCTGGCCCAGGCCGACCAGGGGCTGGCCGGCGAGCTCCTGGAGACCGCCTCGGTGGTCGCCGAGACCGAGGGCCTGCTGGCCGACGGCTTCCGGCTCATCTTCAACACCGGTGAGTACGGCGGCCAGGAGGTCGACCACGTCCACGCGCACGTGCTGGGCGGCGAGCCGCTCGGCCCGATGGTCTGCAAGTGA
- a CDS encoding glycoside hydrolase family 3 C-terminal domain-containing protein, whose product MEQTAHQDAIESALAALDLETKIRLLTGQDYWRLPAVPEIGLAELTMSDGPIGVRGVRWSPDNPSVALPSPTALAATWDPELSRLAGRVLGQECRARGIHILLAPTVNLHRSPLAGRHFECYSEDPLLTAAVGIGYVTGLQDQGVGAQVKHYVANDSETERFTVDVRVSQRALRELYLVPFERIVDAGVWSLMAAYNGVNGSPMTEQDELVNGLLKSEWGFDGAVVSDWTAARTTVPTATGGLDVVMPAFAAPWGDQLLAAVRAGEVTEDQIDDKVRRILLLAGRVGAWDRVPPAVPVPAATGLDVDAAAREIAARSFVLARNTDEVLPLSAGALRKVAVLGALADDARIQGGGSARVLPRHIVSPLAGLTAALPDAEVVYAVGADPRPELAAATGLEWTPITTTLRDAGGNALYEATIDAGDVRWMGELPEGVDPAAAATVEISATFTPSVTGTHQLAANGFGNLVLRVGEETLFDQVVYAPGDDPVTTAFLTPVETRCPVEAIAGKPVDVSLTHQIYPGRHGFVTLTLGHGRPVADDETLLDEAARVAAEADVAVVVVGTTEEVESEGFDRTSLALPGRQDELVARVAAANPRTVVVVNAGSPVLMPWVDDVAAVLLTWFPGQEAGAALADVLLGVVEPGGRLPTTWPRATDDVPVLSTTPEGGTLTYAEDVLIGYRGWTAEPLFPFGHGLGYTTWAYESLDVEAGQVVVTVRNTGARPGRQVVQVYVGPTTDGGPVRPERWLAGFAAVTAAPDEAVTVRIPLPERTFQVWDDGGWRTVSGTYRVEASAAVTDPRLTATVDV is encoded by the coding sequence GTGGAGCAGACAGCGCATCAGGACGCGATAGAGAGCGCTCTCGCGGCCCTCGACCTCGAGACCAAGATCCGGCTTTTGACTGGTCAGGACTACTGGCGGCTGCCGGCCGTGCCGGAGATCGGCCTGGCCGAGCTCACCATGTCGGACGGGCCGATCGGCGTCCGCGGGGTGCGCTGGTCGCCGGACAACCCGTCGGTCGCGCTGCCCAGCCCGACCGCGCTGGCCGCCACCTGGGACCCGGAGCTGTCCCGGCTGGCCGGCCGGGTGCTCGGCCAGGAGTGCCGTGCCCGCGGCATCCACATCCTGCTGGCGCCCACCGTCAACCTGCACCGCAGCCCGCTGGCCGGCCGGCACTTCGAGTGCTACTCCGAGGACCCGCTGCTGACCGCCGCCGTCGGCATCGGCTATGTCACGGGGCTGCAGGACCAGGGCGTCGGCGCGCAGGTCAAGCACTACGTCGCCAACGACTCCGAGACCGAGCGGTTCACCGTCGACGTGCGGGTGTCGCAGCGGGCGCTGCGGGAGCTCTATCTCGTGCCGTTCGAGCGGATCGTCGACGCCGGCGTGTGGAGCCTGATGGCGGCCTACAACGGAGTCAACGGCTCGCCCATGACCGAGCAGGACGAGCTGGTCAACGGGCTGCTCAAGAGCGAGTGGGGGTTCGACGGCGCGGTCGTCTCCGACTGGACCGCGGCCCGCACCACGGTGCCGACCGCGACCGGCGGGCTCGACGTGGTGATGCCGGCGTTCGCCGCGCCGTGGGGCGACCAGCTGCTCGCCGCCGTCCGCGCGGGCGAGGTCACCGAGGACCAGATCGACGACAAGGTACGCCGGATCCTGCTGCTCGCCGGCCGCGTCGGCGCCTGGGACCGGGTGCCGCCCGCGGTGCCCGTGCCCGCGGCGACCGGCCTCGACGTCGACGCCGCGGCGCGGGAGATCGCCGCCCGGTCCTTCGTCCTGGCCCGCAACACGGACGAGGTGCTGCCGCTGTCGGCCGGCGCGCTGCGCAAGGTCGCCGTGCTCGGCGCGCTCGCCGACGACGCCCGGATCCAGGGCGGCGGCTCGGCCCGGGTGCTGCCGCGGCACATCGTCTCCCCGCTGGCCGGGCTGACCGCCGCGCTGCCCGACGCCGAGGTCGTCTACGCCGTCGGCGCCGACCCGCGACCGGAGCTGGCCGCGGCCACCGGTCTGGAGTGGACGCCGATCACCACCACGCTGCGGGACGCGGGCGGCAACGCGCTCTACGAGGCGACCATCGACGCCGGCGACGTGCGCTGGATGGGCGAGCTGCCGGAGGGCGTCGACCCGGCCGCGGCCGCCACGGTGGAGATCTCGGCGACGTTCACGCCGTCGGTCACCGGCACGCACCAGCTGGCCGCCAACGGCTTCGGCAACCTGGTGCTGCGGGTCGGCGAGGAGACGCTGTTCGACCAGGTGGTCTACGCGCCCGGCGACGACCCGGTGACCACGGCCTTCCTGACCCCGGTGGAGACCCGGTGCCCGGTCGAGGCGATCGCCGGCAAGCCGGTCGACGTGTCGCTGACGCACCAGATCTACCCGGGGCGGCACGGCTTCGTGACGCTGACCCTCGGGCACGGGCGACCGGTCGCCGACGACGAGACGTTGCTCGACGAGGCCGCCCGGGTCGCCGCCGAGGCCGACGTCGCCGTCGTGGTCGTCGGCACCACCGAGGAGGTCGAGTCCGAGGGCTTCGACCGCACCTCGCTCGCGCTGCCCGGCCGGCAGGATGAGCTCGTCGCCCGGGTCGCCGCGGCCAACCCGCGCACGGTGGTCGTGGTCAACGCCGGCTCGCCGGTGCTGATGCCGTGGGTCGACGACGTGGCCGCGGTGCTGCTGACCTGGTTCCCCGGCCAGGAGGCCGGCGCCGCCCTGGCCGACGTGCTGCTCGGCGTGGTCGAGCCGGGCGGCCGGCTGCCGACCACGTGGCCGCGCGCGACCGACGACGTGCCGGTGCTCTCCACGACGCCGGAGGGCGGCACGCTCACCTACGCCGAGGACGTGCTGATCGGCTACCGCGGTTGGACGGCCGAGCCGCTGTTCCCGTTCGGCCACGGCCTGGGCTACACCACCTGGGCCTACGAGTCGCTCGACGTCGAGGCCGGCCAGGTGGTGGTCACGGTCCGCAACACCGGCGCGCGCCCTGGCCGCCAGGTCGTCCAGGTCTACGTGGGCCCGACCACCGATGGCGGCCCGGTGCGACCGGAGCGATGGCTGGCCGGCTTCGCGGCCGTGACGGCGGCCCCGGACGAGGCCGTGACCGTGCGGATCCCGTTGCCCGAGCGGACGTTCCAGGTCTGGGACGACGGCGGGTGGCGGACCGTCTCCGGCACCTACCGCGTCGAGGCGTCGGCGGCGGTGACGGACCCGCGACTCACCGCGACGGTCGATGTGTGA
- a CDS encoding 16S rRNA (uracil(1498)-N(3))-methyltransferase produces MSRPLFLVDALPAGDEFTLDGPEGRHAATVQRIGPGEELLLADGRGGTAEAVVTAAGKNVLSLTVTARAYEPPPNPRLVVVQGIAKGDRGELAVQAMTEVGVDEIVPWAATRSVSRWRAERGDKARERWVATAREAAKQARRAWRPTIGGDPDASTATVAGRLRAAAAAYVLHEEATTPLAAVDLPAGGEVLLVVGPEGGITPEEVAAFEAAGATAVRLGANVLRTSTAGVAALSVVSARLGRWA; encoded by the coding sequence TTGAGCCGTCCCCTCTTCCTCGTCGACGCGCTGCCGGCCGGCGACGAGTTCACGCTCGACGGCCCCGAGGGTCGGCACGCCGCCACGGTGCAGCGGATCGGCCCGGGTGAGGAACTGCTGCTCGCCGACGGGCGGGGCGGCACGGCCGAAGCCGTGGTCACCGCCGCCGGGAAGAACGTGCTCAGCCTGACGGTCACCGCCCGGGCTTATGAACCCCCGCCCAACCCCCGTCTCGTCGTCGTGCAGGGCATCGCCAAGGGCGACCGTGGCGAGCTGGCCGTGCAGGCGATGACCGAGGTCGGTGTCGACGAGATCGTCCCCTGGGCCGCCACCCGCTCGGTCAGCCGCTGGCGCGCCGAGCGTGGCGACAAGGCCCGCGAGCGCTGGGTGGCGACGGCCCGCGAGGCGGCCAAGCAGGCCCGGCGCGCCTGGCGCCCGACGATCGGCGGCGACCCGGACGCGTCCACAGCCACCGTCGCCGGCCGGCTGCGCGCCGCCGCGGCGGCCTACGTGCTCCACGAGGAGGCCACCACGCCGCTGGCCGCGGTCGACCTGCCGGCGGGCGGCGAGGTGCTGCTGGTGGTGGGGCCGGAGGGCGGCATCACGCCCGAGGAGGTGGCCGCGTTCGAGGCGGCCGGCGCGACCGCGGTGCGGCTCGGCGCCAACGTGCTGCGGACCTCGACAGCGGGGGTCGCGGCGCTCTCGGTGGTCAGCGCGCGGCTCGGCCGCTGGGCGTAA
- the dnaJ gene encoding molecular chaperone DnaJ, with protein sequence MARDYYGILGVARDASDDEIKRAYRKLARQFHPDVNPDPAAADRFKEINAAYEVLSDDQKRQIVDLGGDPLAPGGGGPGGGPGAGPFVGFQDIMDAFFGAAGGGARGPRPRTRPGADAILRLELDLLETAFGVEAPITVDTAVLCTTCAGAGTAAGTHLATCETCGGRGEVQSVQRTFLGQVVSSRPCTVCQGYGTVIPHPCPTCAGDGRVRTRRSLTVKIPAGVEDGMRIRLAQQGEVGPGGGTAGDLYVEIHERPHDVYSRKGDDLHCRVTVPMTAAALGTRLTIKTLDSEETVDVKPGTQPNSTLRLRARGVPHLRGAGRGDLYVHLDVRTPTKLTAEQERVLREFSRSRGEEVAELTKQGGFFSRMRDAFNGH encoded by the coding sequence GTGGCCAGGGATTACTACGGGATTCTGGGCGTCGCCCGGGACGCCAGCGACGACGAGATCAAGCGCGCCTACCGCAAGCTGGCGCGTCAGTTCCACCCCGACGTCAACCCCGATCCCGCCGCCGCGGACAGGTTCAAAGAGATCAACGCGGCGTACGAGGTCCTGTCCGACGACCAGAAGCGGCAGATCGTCGACCTCGGCGGCGACCCGTTGGCCCCGGGCGGCGGTGGCCCCGGTGGCGGCCCCGGCGCCGGCCCGTTCGTCGGCTTCCAGGACATCATGGACGCGTTCTTCGGCGCGGCCGGCGGTGGCGCCCGTGGTCCGCGACCGCGCACCCGGCCCGGCGCCGACGCGATCCTGCGGCTCGAGCTCGACCTGCTGGAGACCGCGTTCGGCGTCGAGGCGCCGATCACCGTCGACACCGCGGTGCTCTGCACCACCTGTGCCGGCGCCGGCACCGCGGCCGGCACCCACCTGGCGACCTGCGAGACCTGTGGCGGCCGCGGCGAGGTGCAGTCGGTCCAGCGCACATTCCTCGGCCAGGTCGTCTCGTCCCGCCCGTGCACGGTGTGCCAGGGCTACGGCACCGTGATCCCGCACCCCTGCCCCACCTGCGCCGGCGACGGCCGGGTGCGCACCCGGCGCTCGCTGACCGTCAAGATCCCGGCCGGCGTCGAGGACGGCATGCGGATCCGGCTGGCCCAGCAGGGCGAGGTCGGCCCCGGCGGCGGCACGGCCGGCGACCTCTACGTCGAGATCCACGAGCGGCCGCACGACGTCTACTCCCGCAAGGGTGACGACCTGCACTGCCGGGTGACCGTGCCGATGACGGCGGCGGCGCTCGGCACCCGGCTCACCATCAAGACGCTCGACAGCGAGGAGACCGTCGACGTCAAGCCCGGCACGCAGCCCAACTCGACGCTGCGGCTGCGGGCGCGCGGCGTGCCGCACCTGCGCGGCGCCGGCCGCGGCGACCTCTACGTGCACCTCGACGTGCGCACCCCGACCAAGCTGACCGCCGAGCAGGAGCGGGTGCTGCGCGAGTTCTCCCGGTCCCGGGGCGAAGAGGTGGCCGAGCTCACCAAGCAGGGCGGCTTCTTCTCGCGGATGCGCGACGCCTTCAACGGGCACTGA
- the hrcA gene encoding heat-inducible transcriptional repressor HrcA, translating to MALDDRKLDVLRAIVEDYVATQEPVGSKALVERHQLGVSPATVRNDMAVLEEEGYIRQPHTSAGRVPTDRGYRLFVDRLSTVKPLSPAERRAIERFLVGAVDLDDVVHRTVRLLAQLTRQVAVVQYPSLARSTVRHLELVPISTTRLMVVMIANTGRVEQRVVDLPAPIDEATVTTLRRLTNEKLCGCKLSDTPPLVQALVDESSPELRAATVALSTVLLETLVERHEERVALAGTANLTRGGLLDFQGSLRPILEALEEEVILLKLIGEVEPITRVRIGDENEIDNLRATSIVSTGYGPGVTIVGGLGVLGPTRMDYPGTIATVRAVARYVGEMLGQN from the coding sequence ATGGCTCTCGATGACCGCAAGCTCGACGTGCTGCGGGCGATCGTCGAGGACTACGTCGCCACCCAGGAGCCGGTCGGCAGCAAGGCCCTCGTGGAGCGGCACCAACTGGGCGTCTCACCGGCCACCGTGCGCAACGACATGGCGGTGCTCGAGGAGGAGGGCTACATCCGGCAGCCGCACACCAGTGCCGGCCGCGTGCCCACCGACCGCGGCTACCGGCTGTTCGTCGACCGGCTGTCGACGGTCAAGCCGTTGAGCCCGGCCGAGCGGCGCGCGATCGAGCGGTTCCTGGTCGGCGCCGTCGACCTCGACGACGTGGTGCACCGCACGGTCCGCCTGCTGGCCCAGCTCACCCGCCAGGTCGCCGTCGTGCAATACCCGAGCCTGGCCCGATCGACGGTGCGCCACCTGGAGCTGGTGCCGATCTCCACCACCCGGCTCATGGTGGTGATGATCGCCAACACCGGCCGGGTCGAGCAGCGCGTGGTCGACCTGCCCGCGCCGATCGACGAGGCGACCGTCACCACGCTGCGCCGGTTGACCAACGAGAAGCTCTGCGGCTGCAAGCTTTCCGACACGCCTCCACTGGTGCAGGCGCTGGTCGACGAGTCGTCACCGGAGCTGCGGGCCGCCACCGTGGCGCTGTCCACGGTGCTGCTGGAGACGCTGGTCGAGCGGCACGAGGAGCGGGTGGCGCTGGCCGGCACGGCCAACCTGACCCGTGGCGGCCTGCTCGACTTCCAGGGCTCGCTGCGCCCGATCCTCGAAGCGCTGGAGGAAGAGGTCATCCTGCTCAAGCTGATCGGCGAGGTCGAGCCGATCACCCGGGTGCGGATCGGCGACGAGAACGAGATCGACAACCTGCGGGCGACGTCGATCGTCAGCACCGGCTACGGCCCCGGTGTCACCATCGTGGGTGGCCTGGGTGTGCTCGGGCCCACCCGGATGGACTACCCCGGCACCATCGCCACCGTGCGCGCCGTGGCACGCTACGTAGGCGAGATGCTGGGCCAGAACTGA
- a CDS encoding DUF4870 domain-containing protein, translating into MTEPPRPPGEGHSDPTAAPPPYQPTSGGGGYPPPTSGGGAYPPAGGYPPPGGGYPPQGEGYPPQGGGYPPQGGGYPPAGGYPPGAYGQPGGYGQPAGFANGEEKTWALVAHLGGALLAFISGGTLGWVAPLVSMLAKGSVSPTVRAHAVAALNFQIVWSIVAIIGWATACLIIGFIIAPIAMLIAIIFGIIAGVKANEGQLYRYPLSMSLIK; encoded by the coding sequence ATGACTGAGCCACCCCGGCCACCCGGTGAGGGTCACTCCGACCCGACCGCTGCGCCGCCCCCTTACCAGCCGACCTCGGGCGGCGGGGGTTACCCGCCGCCCACCTCCGGTGGCGGTGCCTACCCGCCCGCCGGTGGCTACCCACCGCCCGGTGGCGGCTATCCGCCGCAGGGTGAGGGCTACCCGCCGCAGGGCGGGGGCTATCCGCCGCAGGGCGGCGGTTACCCGCCGGCCGGCGGCTACCCGCCCGGTGCCTACGGCCAGCCCGGCGGCTACGGCCAGCCCGCGGGCTTCGCCAACGGCGAGGAGAAGACCTGGGCGCTGGTCGCCCACCTCGGCGGCGCGCTGCTCGCGTTCATCAGCGGCGGCACGCTCGGCTGGGTCGCCCCGCTGGTGTCCATGCTGGCCAAGGGCAGCGTCTCCCCGACCGTCCGGGCCCACGCCGTCGCGGCGCTCAACTTCCAGATCGTCTGGTCGATCGTCGCGATCATCGGCTGGGCCACGGCCTGCCTGATCATCGGCTTCATCATCGCGCCGATCGCGATGCTGATCGCCATAATTTTCGGCATCATCGCGGGCGTCAAGGCCAACGAGGGCCAGCTCTACCGCTACCCGCTGAGCATGAGCCTGATCAAGTAG
- the hemW gene encoding radical SAM family heme chaperone HemW, with translation MPGPLPDGEPVPSDGALPASALRTVGARGFGVYVHVPFCSSRCGYCDFNTYAPGDLPGWRTEGYADTVLAELELAARTLGAAPAVDTVFVGGGTPTLLPADDLARIIEGIDKIWGLAPDAEVTTEANPESVTPESLRALRAAGYTRISLGMQSAAPGVLRVLDRRHSPGRAAQAASEARAAGFDHVNLDLIYGTPGETADDFAASLAIAIGAGVDHVSAYALIVEDGTRLAARIRRGELPHPSDDVAADRYLAADAALTAAGFDWYEVSNWATTPAGRCRHNLLYWTGGDWWGVGPGAHSHVGGVRWWNVKHPAAYAQRLADGRSPGAGREVLTAQDRHVEDVMLRLRLASGLPLDVLDAAGRADAERARTDGLLEVVDGAAVLTLRGRLLADAVVRDLLP, from the coding sequence ATGCCCGGCCCACTTCCCGACGGCGAACCGGTGCCGTCCGACGGCGCGTTGCCCGCGTCCGCCCTGCGCACGGTCGGTGCGCGCGGCTTCGGCGTCTACGTGCACGTGCCGTTCTGCTCGTCGCGCTGCGGCTACTGCGACTTCAACACGTACGCGCCGGGCGACCTGCCCGGCTGGCGCACCGAGGGCTACGCCGACACGGTGCTGGCCGAGCTCGAGCTGGCGGCCCGGACGCTGGGCGCCGCGCCGGCCGTCGACACGGTCTTCGTCGGCGGCGGCACGCCCACGCTGCTGCCGGCCGACGACCTGGCCCGGATCATCGAGGGGATCGACAAGATCTGGGGGCTCGCGCCGGACGCCGAGGTGACCACCGAGGCCAACCCGGAGTCGGTCACGCCGGAGAGCCTGCGGGCGCTGCGGGCGGCCGGCTACACGCGGATCTCGCTGGGCATGCAGTCGGCCGCGCCGGGCGTGCTGCGGGTGCTCGACCGCCGGCACTCACCGGGCCGGGCGGCGCAGGCCGCGAGCGAGGCCCGGGCGGCCGGCTTCGACCACGTCAACCTCGACCTGATCTACGGGACGCCGGGGGAGACCGCCGACGACTTCGCCGCCTCGCTGGCCATCGCGATCGGGGCCGGTGTCGACCACGTCAGCGCGTACGCCCTGATCGTCGAGGACGGCACCCGGCTGGCCGCGCGGATCCGCCGGGGCGAGCTGCCGCACCCGTCCGACGACGTGGCCGCCGACCGCTACCTGGCCGCCGATGCGGCGCTGACCGCGGCCGGCTTCGACTGGTACGAGGTGTCGAACTGGGCCACCACGCCGGCCGGTCGGTGCCGGCACAACCTGCTCTACTGGACCGGCGGCGACTGGTGGGGCGTCGGGCCGGGCGCGCACAGCCACGTCGGCGGCGTGCGGTGGTGGAACGTCAAACACCCGGCGGCGTACGCCCAGCGCCTCGCCGACGGCCGCTCGCCGGGTGCGGGCCGGGAGGTGCTGACGGCGCAGGACCGGCACGTCGAGGACGTGATGCTGCGGCTGCGGCTGGCCAGCGGGCTGCCGCTGGACGTGCTCGACGCGGCCGGACGCGCGGACGCGGAGCGGGCCCGGACGGACGGCCTGCTGGAGGTCGTCGACGGCGCGGCGGTGCTGACCCTGCGCGGCCGGCTGCTCGCCGACGCGGTGGTCCGCGACCTGCTGCCGTAG
- a CDS encoding enoyl-CoA hydratase family protein: MTLVRIDTDRGVTTLTLDSPHNRNALSTPLMTELLDGLAAAVADPAVRVVALSHTGPVFCSGADLKETAAAYASGQVPVGMLGDVLAAVVECPKPVVARIGGPARAGGLGLIAAADIAVCANEATFAFTEVRLGVIPAVISSTVLRRLAPRAAQELYLTGELFDGTRAAAIGLVTASVGATELDATVRSYCAALVRGAPGALAGTKELLARTPLASVAEDAAELGARSVGYFLSEEGREGVTAFREKRDPAWIPG, translated from the coding sequence ATGACTCTTGTCCGGATCGACACCGACCGCGGGGTAACCACCCTCACCCTGGACAGCCCGCACAACCGCAACGCGCTGTCCACGCCGCTGATGACGGAGCTGCTGGACGGGCTGGCCGCGGCCGTCGCCGACCCGGCGGTGCGGGTGGTGGCGCTGTCACACACGGGCCCGGTGTTCTGCTCCGGAGCGGACCTCAAGGAGACCGCCGCGGCGTACGCGTCCGGCCAGGTCCCCGTCGGCATGCTCGGCGACGTGCTGGCCGCCGTGGTCGAGTGCCCGAAGCCGGTCGTCGCGCGGATCGGCGGTCCGGCCCGGGCCGGCGGGCTGGGGCTGATCGCCGCGGCCGACATCGCGGTCTGCGCCAACGAGGCCACGTTCGCGTTCACCGAGGTGCGGCTCGGGGTGATCCCGGCGGTGATCTCGTCGACCGTGCTCCGCCGGCTGGCGCCGCGGGCGGCGCAGGAGCTCTACCTGACCGGTGAGCTGTTCGACGGGACCCGGGCCGCCGCGATCGGGCTGGTCACCGCGTCGGTCGGCGCCACGGAGCTGGACGCGACCGTGCGCTCCTACTGCGCGGCCCTGGTGCGGGGCGCGCCGGGCGCGCTGGCCGGCACCAAGGAGCTGCTGGCCCGCACGCCGCTGGCGTCGGTGGCGGAGGACGCGGCCGAGCTCGGCGCGCGGTCGGTCGGCTACTTCCTCTCGGAGGAGGGTCGCGAGGGCGTCACCGCGTTTCGGGAGAAGCGCGACCCGGCCTGGATACCGGGATAG